In Musa acuminata AAA Group cultivar baxijiao chromosome BXJ3-9, Cavendish_Baxijiao_AAA, whole genome shotgun sequence, a single genomic region encodes these proteins:
- the LOC103996880 gene encoding uncharacterized protein LOC103996880 yields the protein MGVQVAATCTRWSQLSPTNSLNSSQAAAAVSPLGSSKRMGAAAGVCDCVLASAFLGAGSGKLLRARSSETHRGRGRRSRQQAPRRPFSASLEHFAAQGGDEEEEEEFLQRLEGLALELQQERADGSEDSVAHSESWRSEEGDASGSFSCFGSEFSPVISPVPFSSTELQWLPVLPETPDWPDQIVPPSVERSANSVELPLSLRIIKRKKRREDGWFRETGESACCSVKRAFSSMVFMIRELQSYTLQMREVLCREDLQGILARVKREMNSSFVWLFQQIFSCTPTLMVSIMLLLANFTVYSMGHLDASAMSAPDPPTQQSLVETVVVEERRQSHHNQSSIVKTFSPTGRTASIGGSGAGGGGKARPVAGATGDGQPDGGSSACSTILPDGISTASGAVNAEEGEQSATEDGALVAVAAARAEEEARVWKGIREEVASIQSSTRDEALMDPETVRRLVSPVAVELEPDDYSGYLRTEIMYQHALSQDPENALLLANFAQFLHVVHHDHDRAEYYFKRAAGLKPADAEALGRYASFLWLARKDLEAAEETYLEAIAADPGNTVHAANYAHFLWSTGGEDTCYPLDDGNNDAW from the exons ATGGGAGTTCAGGTCGCAGCGACTTGCACGCGGTGGTCGCAGCTGTCGCCCACCAACTCCCTGAATTCCTCCCAGGCCGCTGCCGCAGTCTCGCCTCTCGGCTCCAGCAAGCGGATGGGTGCTGCTGCCGGTGTCTGCGACTGCGTCCTCGCGTCTGCCTTCCTCGGTGCCGGCTCTGGCAAGCTGTTGAGGGCTAGGTCGTCGGAGACTCACAGGGGTCGTGGAAGGCGGAGTCGGCAGCAAGCACCACGCCGGCCCTTCAGTGCCAGCCTTGAGCACTTCGCAGCACAGGGTGgcgacgaggaggaagaggaggagtttCTGCAGAGGCTCGAGGGATTGGCCCTCGAGCTGCAACAGGAGCGGGCAGATGGCAGCGAAGACTCGGTGGCTCATTCCGAGTCATGGAGGAGCGAGGAAGGCGATGCCTCGGGATCCTTTTCGTGCTTTGGCTCCGAGTTTAGCCCGGTAATTTCTCCTGTGCCCTTTTCGTCGACAGAGCTGCAGTGGCTGCCCGTCCTGCCGGAGACGCCGGACTGGCCCGACCAGATTGTGCCGCCCAGCGTGGAGAGGAGCGCAAACAGCGTCgagctgccgctgtcgctgcgtATCATAAAGAGGAAGAAGCGTCGGGAGGATGGGTGGTTCCGGGAGACGGGCGAGTCGGCCTGCTGCTCCGTGAAGCGGGCCTTCTCGTCCATGGTGTTCATGATCCGCGAGCTCCAGAGCTACACGCTCCAGATGCGGGAGGTGCTCTGCCGCGAGGACCTCCAGGGAATTCTGGCGCGGGTGAAGCGCGAGATGAACTCCTCCTTCGTCTGGCTCTTCCAGCAGATCTTCTCCTGCACCCCGACCCTTATGGTCTCGATCATGCTCCTCCTTGCCAACTTCACCGTCTACTCCATGGGCCACCTCGACGCTTCCGCCATGTCTGCGCCCGATCCGCCGACCCAACAGTCGCTGGTCGAGACGGTCGTGGTGGAGGAGCGTCGCCAAAGTCATCATAACCAATCCTCCATCGTCAAGACGTTCTCCCCCACCGGGCGAACTGCATCCATCGGAGGTAGCGGCGCCGGCGGTGGAGGGAAGGCAAGGCCGGTCGCGGGGGCCACGGGAGACGGGCAGCCCGATGGCGGATCCTCCGCTTGCTCGACGATCCTCCCCGACGGGATCTCGACGGCTTCGGGGGCGGTGAACGCCGAGGAGGGGGAACAAAGTGCGACGGAAGATGGCGCGTTGGTGGCGGTGGCAGCAGcgagggcggaggaggaggcgagGGTTTGGAAAGGGATACGTGAGGAAGTGGCAAGTATACAGTCGAGCACGAGGGACGAGGCGCTCATGGACCCGGAGACGGTGCGGCGGTTGGTCTCGCCTGTGGCAGTGGAACTGGAGCCGGACGACTACTCGGGCTACCTGCGGACGGAGATCATGTACCAACACGCCCTGTCGCAGGACCCGGAGAACGCGCTTCTACTCGCCAACTTCGCTCAGTTCCTCCATGTCGTCCACCACGATCACGACAG GGCGGAGTACTACTTCAAAAGGGCGGCAGGGTTGAAGCCGGCGGACGCAGAGGCATTGGGTCGGTATGCGAGCTTCCTGTGGCTGGCGAGGAAGGACCTGGAGGCAGCGGAGGAGACCTACTTGGAAGCCATCGCCGCGGACCCCGGCAACACCGTCCACGCAGCGAACTACGCCCACTTCCTGTGGAGCACGGGCGGCGAGGACACCTGCTATCCCCTTGACGACGGCAACAACGATGCATGGTAG